In Aspergillus nidulans FGSC A4 chromosome II, a single window of DNA contains:
- a CDS encoding CaiB/BaiF CoA transferase family protein (transcript_id=CADANIAT00004290), whose protein sequence is MPTQLPLAGLRVVELAGLAPGPFAGLLLADYGASVLRIDRPKSISADQLTRGKSSIILDLRDPASHKLLLELLSNADVLIDPYRPGVLERLGLSPKDVLLKRNPRLIVARMTGFRRDGKYKDMAGHDINYIAVSGVLSMLGRAGEKPYAPGNILGDFAGGGAVCFQGILLALLSRATTGRGQVVEANMVDGSAYLAAMPRLNMQTPLWSGPRGTNMLDGGSPFYDTYETKDTGKYFSVGALEPQFYAALIKGLGFQPDELPSREDRSNWPALRAAFTKRFKEKTRAEWEAVFDGTDACATPVLEQSELREAGFEQRPIVHLSDTPARPIAADDGAWAGGILKPGTEGRETLKTWLGWEQGREYGVRSDGALVQTDGKSKL, encoded by the exons ATGCCAACACAATTACCACTCGCGGGTCTCCGCGTTGTCGAGCTAGCTGGCCTAGCTCCCG GCCCATTTGCCGGCCTGCTGCTCGCAGACTACGGCGCCTCGGTGCTCCGTATTGACCGACCAAAATCCATCAGCGCCGACCAGCTCACGCGGGGCAaatcctccatcatcctcgaTCTACGAGACCCCGCCTCCCACAAACTTCTGCTCGAATTGCTGTCGAACGCCGATGTCCTCATCGACCCTTACCGCCCCGGGGTGCTAGAGCGCCTTGGCCTCTCACCTAAGGATGTGTTGTTGAAGCGGAATCCGCGATTGATTGTTGCTCGGATGACCGGGTTCCGGAGAGACGGGAAGTATAAGGACATGGCTGGTCATGACATCAACTACATTGCCGTATCTGGCGTTTTGTCAATGCTTGGGCGCGCAGGCGAGAAACCATATGCGCCAGGCAATATCCTTGGAGATTTTGCCGGTGGGGGCGCCGTCTGTTTCCAGGGCATTCTACTGGCGTTACTGTCGCGTGCGACAACCGGCCGAGGCCAAGTCGTCGAAGCCAACATGGTTGACGGGTCCGCGTACCTAGCGGCCATGCCGCGGTTGAACATGCAGACGCCGCTATGGAGTGGCCCCCGAGGAACAAATATGCTTGATGGAGGGAGCCCTTTCTACGATACATACGAGACCAAGGACACAGGCAAATACTTCTCGGTCGGCGCATTGGAGCCGCAGTTCTACGCGGCCCTGATCAAGGGTCTAGGGTTTCAACCGGATGAACTGCCGTCACGCGAAGACCGCAGTAACTGGCCTGCGCTCAGGGCAGCCTTCACAAAGCGGTTTAAGGAAAAGACTCGTGCGGAATGGGAGGCCGTATTCGACGGGACGGATGCGTGTGCGACCCCTGTGCTGGAACAGTCGGAATTGCGGGAGGCCGGCTTTGAGCAGCGCCCGATCGTGCACTTGTCGGATACGCCAGCCCGGCCGATCGCTGCGGACGACGGCGCATGGGCCGGGGGGATTCTTAAGCCAGGAACTGAGGGGAGAGAGACGCTGAAGACATGGTTGGGGTGGGAGCAGGGTCGGGAATATGGTGTGAGGAGTGATGGGGCTTTGGTACAAACCGATGGCAAATCCAAGTTGTAG
- a CDS encoding uncharacterized protein (transcript_id=CADANIAT00004292), whose product MAQTLIDPEGEVLIHNYKLRPSGQQRIFGVMVMDELKVVETPFGRVGLLECWEHFHPSMTFLKRAHAEAMHIGHSHACLTMEEQEQALGGRRGENAGCLFVGRAAAFYPSGLETAQISANASYTKHPYLLVSVNTTGFATIQPSVQREQSWAVLEQIWIGGLEDVPKVIGEFTKPVMNSVNDF is encoded by the exons ATGGCCCAGACGCTCATTGATCCTGAAGGAGAGGTCCTGATCCACAATTACAAATTGCGCCCGTCGGGTCAGCAGAGGATATTTGGAGTGATGGTAATGGACGAGCTCAAGGTCGTGGAAACACCTTTTGGCCGCGTCGGGCTGTTGGAATGTTGGGA ACACTTCCACCCATCCATGACCTTTCTGAAGCGAGCACACGCCGAAGCAATGCACATCGGCCATTCCCATGCATGCCTGACTatggaggagcaggaacaaGCCttgggaggccgcagaggTGAAAATGCCGGGTGTCTGT TTGTTGGACGAGCCGCGGCATTTTACCCGTCTGGTCTGGAGACGGCACAAATCTCGGCAAACGCGTCGTATACAAAGCATCCGTACTTGCTTGTTTCTGTGAACACCACGGGATTTGCCACTATTCAGCCGTCTGTTCAGAGGGAGCAATCGTGGGctgtgctggagcagatCTGGATTGGCGGGCTGGAGGATGTGCCGAAGGTGATTGGGGAGTTCACCAAGCCGGTTATGAACTCTGTCAATGATTTCTGA
- a CDS encoding uncharacterized protein (transcript_id=CADANIAT00004291), with amino-acid sequence MGFRDFITGVIEDKLEGGSSQAQAHPQPESSGYGPSYGSGSGYAAPSGPPSAPQAPYPWVPRWDERSQRYYYLNEQTGETTWEIPAAASSYGGGGYGGGYGPPPQQQGYYGASAPQQGYYGERQYEEQQEQQQQQQSAGHGGAIAGAAAGAAVGVIGGAIAMHEAEELGDDIRHEEDKFEQGVEDFPTDAARWAGEAVGEVEQIPDKVENKVDNAVQDVEDFPENAAEWTGEKVGEIEQFGDNIENDFDNAVDNVEEFGDNMENAYDEGKEEAYEDDY; translated from the exons ATGGGCTTCCGCGACTTCATCACCGGCGTTATCGAAGACAAACTCGAGGGCGGCTCCTCGCAAGCGCAAGCCCACCCCCAACCTGAGAGCTCCGGGTACGGCCCCAGCTACGGCTCGGGCTCCGGCTACGCAGCGCCCTCGGGCCCTCCATCAGCACCCCAGGCTCCCTACCCCTGGGTACCACGATGGGACGAACGCAGTCAGCGCTACTACTATCTAAATGAACAGACCGGGGAGACAACCTGGGAGATTCCTGCTGCCGCTTCGTCGTATGGCGGCGGTGGTTACGGAGGTGGTTATGGCCCTCcaccgcagcagcagggctATTATGgcgcttctgctcctcagcaGGGTTACTATGGGGAGCGGCAGTAtgaggagcagcaggagcagcagcagcagcagcagagtgCAGGCCATGGAGGAGCAATTGCTGGTGCGGCGGCTGGTGCAGCTGTGGGTGTGATTGGTGGTGCGATTGCGATGCacgaggctgaggagttAG GTGACGACATTCGACATGAGGAAGACAAGTTTGAGCAGGGGGTAGAGGACTTTCCTACGGATGCGGCGCGGTGGGCTGGAGAAGCG GTCGGCGAAGTCGAGCAGATCCCCGATAAGGTCGAAAATAAAGTGGACAATGCCGTCCAGGACGTTGAGGACTTCCCCGAGAACGCCGCTGAATGGACGGGCGAAAAGGTCGGCGAGATTGAGCAGTTTGGGGATAACATCGAGAACGATTTTGACAATGCCGTTGATAATGTTGAAGAGTTTGGGGACAATATGGAGAATGCGTATGAtgagggaaaggaggaggcgtACGAGGATGATTACTGA
- a CDS encoding uncharacterized protein (transcript_id=CADANIAT00004293), with product MVTSASDTICAALDHGGGVRFGPQTFAIYSCAPLPPSIKQIRRNATLHAQMSRLAARILKTLPVYVDLQDTDVAELASLPVPVSVPRDQPMPPIRANAINPNYLPWFLINAATFKKHCVVGRNSAVESFLIILQRPWCVLEICCCIEAQTIGAVLVLAKLAAQIDPNSYEAAVQLLSHEFRVRIEPLRNSANILTSGGTENMLYTSQCSEKAICDIYAAATLVSSYNSFWLPLVCCCAIDLHLSFSHVVRRIRDDAGGLNGGMNWIELHGCLVRRIGDWI from the coding sequence ATGGTAACAAGCGCCAGCGACACCATCTGTGCCGCACTCGACCATGGCGGGGGTGTTCGCTTCGGTCCCCAAACTTTTGCCATCTACTCCTGCGCCCCGCTGCCGCCGAGTATCAAGCAGATCAGGCGTAATGCCACTCTCCACGCCCAGATGAGCAGACTCGCAGCAAGGATCTTAAAGACGCTACCCGTCTACGTGGATCTGCAAGATACCGATGTGGCCGAGCTGGCCTCCCTGCCGGTGCCGGTATCAGTGCCCCGCGACCAACCGATGCCCCCGATCAGGGCCAACGCAATCAACCCTAACTATCTTCCCTGGTTTCTGATCAATGCGGCGACATTCAAGAAACATTGTGTGGTTGGACGAAACTCGGCGGTGGAGTCGTTTCTGATCATCCTGCAGCGGCCCTGGTGTGTCCTTGAGATCTGCTGTTGCATCGAAGCTCAGACTATCGGCGCGGTGCTAGTGCTCGCTAAGTTGGCTGCTCAGATTGACCCCAACTCGTACGAAGCCGCAGTGCAACTGTTGTCTCATGAATTCCGGGTGAGGATAGAGCCGTTGAGGAATTCAGCTAATATCCTCACCTCTGGCGGCACCGAAAACATGCTATATACATCGCAATGCTCGGAGAAGGCAATATGCGACATATATGCAGCCGCGACTCTTGTCAGCTCGTATAATTCGTTCTGGCTGCCGTTGGTATGCTGCTGCGCTATTGACCTACATCTGTCTTTTTCTCATGTCGTGAGGAGGATCcgtgatgatgctggaggGTTGAATGGCGGAATGAACTGGATTGAGTTGCATGGATGTCTTGTTAGGAGAATTGGGGATTGGATCTAA
- a CDS encoding uncharacterized protein (transcript_id=CADANIAT00004294), with translation MPRLAIEPWLRAMAVPLFAGLVEAKYPFSSEGPKATLRNESTVSFDPLGVAAVLHNPRAAASAAKLYVQFDNDVFHWPHMSMVGGTLPAIQMLVEYVTSGLPSKSLEAPIKMCAKYITMIPVRSDFVFRELPLDFSNGWLGGLISFRGGELNPGNDFMVIYIGDEEVAGDVHGRDHDHAIAKDRRNRLAEDPGLGWWMAARLSLYTLILVNGAMILAAMLIGILAADIWAFTLFFLYGSHWIASALITFLPMVHVSTPRIDQDTTPRYAAYERPEGGTVIFKGPKKNMEAWARTTWKYEPTTLQSTLHWSFMVTGALAAFSSIACMVNMHGYLQLAFLAVLVYATVAEIIATKISRWLQTKAKGGVPHALLTDREKRTQSIIDATIAIQPICRLEGFDWIGLGLLPNMPAFRALQPALARINAFQRKVETDGGLRSGIDEMKLREQMAAYYAEYQKSAIGIAEEGKEGETKMAARRGTEDLALRLSSQMENAVEQWIANMEKENTI, from the coding sequence ATGCCGCGTCTTGCGATAGAACCATGGCTCCGGGCCATGGCCGTGCCTCTATTCGCGGGGCTAGTAGAAGCCAAGTATCCATTCTCTTCTGAAGGACCTAAAGCGACCCTCCGCAACGAGAGCACCGTCTCCTTCGACCCTCTCGGCGTCGCAGCCGTTCTACACAATCCACGAGCTGCTGCTAGTGCCGCAAAGCTCTATGTCCAGTTCGACAATGACGTGTTCCACTGGCCGCATATGTCGATGGTCGGAGGCACGTTACCGGCTATTCAGATGCTCGTTGAGTACGTGACGTCGGGACTCCCGTCGAAGTCGCTAGAAGCGCCAATCAAGATGTGCGCAAAATATATCACCATGATCCCTGTCCGCTCAGACTTTGTTTTCCGTGAGCTACCGCTGGATTTCAGTAATGGATGGCTGGGTGGGTTGATCTCGTTTCGCGGCGGGGAGTTGAACCCAGGAAACGACTTTATGGTTATCTACAttggggatgaagaagtggCGGGAGATGTTCATGGTCGTGATCACGACCATGCTATAGCGAAAGATCGACGCAATCGCTTAGCAGAAGATCCTGGGCTGGGGTGGTGGATGGCCGCTCGTTTAAGCCTGTACACCCTCATCCTGGTTAACGGGGCGATGATTCTCGCCGCGATGCTAATCGGTATTCTGGCTGCGGACATCTGGGCCTTtacgctcttcttcctatACGGTAGCCATTGGATCGCCTCAGCGCTGATCACCTTTCTGCCAATGGTGCACGTCTCGACCCCACGGATTGACCAAGATACGACCCCACGGTATGCTGCCTACGAGCGTCCTGAAGGAGGGACGGTGATCTTCAAGGGACCCAAGAAGAACATGGAAGCATGGGCCCGCACAACGTGGAAATACGAGCCCACGACACTTCAGTCAACATTGCACTGGAGTTTCATGGTAACCGGCGCCCTGGCGGCGTTCTCCTCCATCGCGTGTATGGTCAATATGCATGGATACCTGCAGCTTGCGTTTCTGGCTGTGCTGGTGTATGCGACTGTGGCGGAGATCATCGCGACGAAGATCTCGCGGTGGCTGCAAACGAAAGCCAAGGGTGGTGTTCCGCATGCCTTGTTAACGGACCGAGAGAAGCGGACACAGAGTATAATTGACGCCACGATTGCGATCCAACCTATTTGTCGCCTTGAAGGGTTTGATTGGATTGGATTGGGTCTGTTGCCAAACATGCCGGCGTTCAGAGCGTTGCAGCCTGCCTTGGCTCGAATAAATGCATTTCAGCGGAAGGTTGAAACGGACGGTGGGTTGCGGAGTGGGATAGACGAGATGAAATTGAGGGAGCAGATGGCGGCTTACTATGCGGAGTATCAGAAAAGTGCGATTGGGATAGCTgaggagggaaaggagggggAGACGAAGATGGCTGCGAGGAGGGGGACAGAAGATCTGGCTCTCAGGCTGAGTAGTCAGATGGAGAATGCCGTAGAGCAGTGGATTGCCAatatggagaaagagaacacTATATAG